One Corynebacterium tuberculostearicum DNA window includes the following coding sequences:
- a CDS encoding MFS transporter, protein MTSTTSEPPKLQPSSYIPLMFALLTAVFAFQLNASMLSPALATMEDELSATTAQIGLTQTAFFTAAALFSLFLPRWGDLIGRRKVLVGMMAVAALGCVASAVAPNVAVLLIGRIIQGVAGPTVPLCLIMLRQQVLNEQQYALLLGIVTSVNGGIAGVDALAGGWLAGNFGYRSVFWTMAVLCAIAVVAVQVFTKESTATETPRMDWAGVLPLAVALGCVLTAFNEAGKLAEANWFLVIILLLIGAAGFWAFWNVEKRVADPLVPVAYLKQRRTWALLSTTLLTMTGVFAVMNGLIPNLGQDPDAGAGISASTISWVTLTPYALAGLVFGPIAGWMASKLGYKYVLQTGLIGTVVGLIISIFVVGAPNAWTLLFVSIFLGVTYAGIANIMLNGLGIVLSPADNQGYLPGMNAGAFNLGAGLSFAVLFAVSGSFEHGYRAGMIAGVIILLAALALSFLIPRPESIDDTVAAVNARK, encoded by the coding sequence ATGACTTCCACCACCTCCGAGCCCCCAAAGCTCCAGCCCAGCTCCTATATCCCATTGATGTTCGCACTGCTTACGGCGGTGTTTGCCTTCCAGCTCAATGCGTCGATGCTCTCGCCCGCCTTGGCGACGATGGAGGATGAGCTGAGTGCCACCACCGCACAGATCGGCCTGACACAGACTGCCTTCTTTACGGCCGCGGCATTGTTCTCGCTCTTTCTTCCACGCTGGGGCGACCTCATCGGCCGCAGAAAGGTCCTCGTCGGCATGATGGCGGTTGCTGCGCTGGGCTGCGTGGCTTCCGCCGTCGCACCGAACGTCGCCGTGCTGCTTATCGGCCGCATCATCCAGGGCGTGGCAGGACCTACGGTTCCGCTGTGCCTGATTATGCTGCGCCAGCAGGTCCTCAATGAGCAGCAGTACGCCCTGTTGCTGGGCATTGTGACCTCGGTAAACGGTGGCATTGCTGGCGTGGATGCTCTGGCTGGCGGTTGGCTGGCAGGCAACTTCGGCTACCGCTCGGTCTTTTGGACCATGGCAGTACTGTGCGCCATCGCAGTAGTAGCGGTGCAGGTATTTACCAAGGAGTCCACGGCCACCGAAACCCCGCGCATGGATTGGGCGGGTGTTCTACCCCTGGCCGTGGCGCTGGGTTGCGTTCTTACCGCATTCAACGAAGCCGGCAAGCTTGCCGAGGCCAATTGGTTCCTCGTCATCATCCTTCTCCTCATCGGTGCCGCCGGCTTCTGGGCCTTCTGGAATGTGGAGAAGAGGGTCGCAGATCCGCTCGTTCCGGTGGCTTACCTGAAGCAGCGCCGCACGTGGGCACTGCTTTCTACCACGCTGCTCACCATGACCGGCGTCTTTGCAGTAATGAACGGCCTCATTCCAAACCTCGGCCAGGACCCAGACGCCGGTGCCGGCATTTCCGCCAGCACCATTTCCTGGGTCACCCTTACCCCGTACGCCCTTGCGGGCTTGGTCTTTGGCCCGATTGCTGGTTGGATGGCCTCCAAGCTGGGATATAAGTACGTCCTGCAAACCGGCCTCATCGGCACCGTCGTCGGCCTGATTATTTCTATCTTCGTGGTTGGTGCCCCGAACGCATGGACCCTGCTCTTCGTCTCCATTTTCTTGGGCGTAACCTACGCCGGCATTGCCAATATTATGCTCAATGGCCTGGGCATTGTGCTTTCACCGGCCGATAACCAGGGCTACCTGCCCGGCATGAACGCCGGTGCCTTCAACCTCGGCGCGGGTCTGTCCTTTGCCGTGCTCTTCGCGGTTTCCGGTTCTTTCGAGCACGGCTACCGCGCGGGCATGATCGCCGGCGTCATTATTCTGCTTGCGGCCCTTGCCCTGTCCTTCCTCATTCCTCGCCCGGAGTCCATCGATGACACCGTGGCGGCCGTCAACGCCCGAAAGTAG